In the genome of Chrysoperla carnea chromosome 5, inChrCarn1.1, whole genome shotgun sequence, the window CATGTTTTCTTGATAACAGCTACTACATGGCAAATTCAACGACCAATCTAGTTTCGAATGTCTTTTTAACTcttacttgaaaaattttacggGTAGCATATAAGATATCCTCACTTCAGAAGCCGAAAATGTATACCTTGACTCgcgaaagtttattttaaagtcaTTATCTTTTCGCAGGAATGCTTAATTGAAATGTTGCAAGAAATGTTTGGAGAAGAATCTGTTCCTAAAATCTTTAAGGGTGAACGTTTACATGTGACAGTAGACGGAAAGAAAGCTAATATTGACTTAGTTAATATGGTatgtataattgtatatatattaaaattatatatctctttgtgattaattatatttattataactttttttaggATGTAAGTTGTCCAgaagatgaaatttttcaacaaattgtaCAAACTGCTGTCTCAAAGCTATATCAATCTTTAGCTCCACCAAAAATTGATCCAATTCCTACAGCGTcacaaacttaattttaaatttgtattattattatttttttaaataaatatttttggataaaatttaacaatgtttatacctaaattaaaattatttgtgtagctattcctttaaatttattaaattgtattcgtattagcgaattgccgaaagaaatggagctattgctcttgtactgatgatggaattttgaaaaaatttcttcaaatgtatCTTAATCTAATCATTCTCGTTCGGTTACAATAACTCAAGTTTTAgtaaagatatttgaaaaaatataaaagatttataattttatatccaGCTGTCCAGCTGATATCTCGAGAACCTTCActtggatcgatttttaaaCGGTTTCATCGTTTTCTCTATGTGGATACGTATTATACAACTTACGATACGTAGGATACACCTACTAATTgtgcaattaataataataatcacccGTAAATGTGtacaataatacattattttttatttaaattgaataatatgcAAAAAGATAAACATATtgtttatgttataatattgatgttatcatcaagtgaataaataatttaaaaatattacagttATTTGCAAAACTTATGataagaataaaaacaattaaacgaTTAAATAaggaatttcattaaataagaattatttgagtaagtcgaatttttttactatagGTAAAGTTTTAAACCTGAATTACATTCGACCAAGTGAAAGttcgatattttataaaacgcaTTACAGttacttttaatttcatttcaacaCTTAATTTAAGCGACTCATCTATGCAGGGTGTTGGGAAAACTTAGATATAGTTATTTTACAGTTTAAGGATCTGgtgtataattaattagataATGCTTTTGTATCGTTTCTAAATTCTAAAAAGCAAAGttgttgaaaatgaaatttactgcAATATGATAGATATGCCTTTCTATTGATGGATATAAACAGCATAATGATATGCCTCTTTTAGCCAATCTTATCTATTCTAAGTTACTGGTTCTAAAAGCCAGCAAACtcagaaaaatgtattttacggAATAAGTCTTAACTCGAagttattagaaattttaagtaaataattttaaatgtctataattaatatgaacatgaatttttcatgtcaaatttgtttttagtgtgGATTATCTTTCGAGTAAATGTGTTTTAATGTTTAtagttaaacaataaaattcgtCATAAGATTATTTGAAGGCTGTAGATAATTTACGGTTTAATCGATAACGACaactatttttgttgttgtatgtgAAAAGTTTGGAAATTTAAATGTATCTTTTGTCTCTTAATATCCCACATTAATCTCAATACTGAATTTATTCGAagctaaaattataattttaagcaTTACATCGAGGGAAAATAaccataatcaaaatttatgtttattgaattgttttatGAACTCTGTACCGGACCTGTTTTcttctattaaataatattcattaagattttataaaatataatgtagacgagcaaaattttacaaaaattttatcatacgATACGATCAAAGGTACAATTTGATAAATAAGGTTTGTGACTTTAAGGTTATAAACTTAATATAGACACCAAGCCCACAgcccaaattgaaaataattataataaggtttgaataaaaatcaatcttaatttgattttcaatcaattttggTACAATGAACAACAAACTTGTTATTGAACTTGATtgagtaaacaatttttaattggatCGTTACAAATATCCTttacataacaagtgaaaacaaacaattgactgagttaattgttgaaataccatgcataaataatgttgattactctatcacattgtacatacatatacaatttatataatatatactatacaatttacgcctaatttgcgccctcacgggtaaacagtgatgcttacgaaaaaatgtttcaaacaaaagttgtttatttttgataattattttttatatttaaacttttgttctatctctaacggtttacaagatgggtcctacggacccataggtcaagttccaattgacctatgttgctcatttacaaactcgaccacactttttacgtcctgagtacgctgtaaaaatttcagcttgatatcttttttcgtttttgagttatcgtgcccacagacggacgggcgggcggacggacaaccggaaatggactaattaggtgattttatgaacacctataccaaaattttgttcgtagcatcaatatttttaagcgttacaaacttgggactaaacttagtataccttgcatattacatatatgcatagtataaaaataacagtGTATTCCATATGAGATTTGTTATGTACTAATGTAAATGGACTTTGGATCTTTTTTTATAGACCACCGTGTCTTTTCACCATTACTAAGTATATTTTACTCAAATAGTTGACTTTTGGACTAGTCAGAGATAAAcagtttatgtaaatatatactATAGAACAAATttgtgttaatttattttttgtgaaaacttCGTCCATTTcactacatataaaaatatggcTAGTTTAGCAAAAGGTAtgatttctaataatttttaaataaattaattacttgcTAATATGTAAATATCCTTTTAAGGTGTTTTCATCGTTGGAGCCAAACGTACTGCGTTTGGTACCATGGGAGGTGCCTTAAAAAATGCAACTCCAGCAGATATGCAAACAGCTGCTTCCAAAGCTGCATTAGCGTCAGCAAATCTTAAACCACAAGATGTTGATTCTGTCGTTGTTGGTAATGTATTACAAGTTTCTACAGGGGATGGAGCATTCGTTTCTCGCCATTCTGCATTAAAAGCTGGAATACCAAATGAAGTACCAGCTTTAACTATTAACAGATTATGTGGATCTGGATTCCAATCAATTGTCAATGGAGCTCaagttagttttataaaatttaaagggAACCCAATCGCGATAAAAACGAATGACGAAAATTTAGGAATTTTTACTAACTAAACTATCAAAATTAATCAACTCACCTTGATATTCgtacaacaaatatttaaaattaattttttaattcacaaactcttatgaaataaaacaattaatacaaaaaaattagtgcTGTCATACAATTTTGAGAATAGAAATACTTTTCATAtgaatatcaagctgaaattgtattaaaaaatttggtagcttgcttttttaaaatttgtttttagcgACCTTGggtccttaaaaataaaaaattaaaatttttttacaagcaATTGTTTCTGTAGGAAATTCAATGTGGTGCAGCAAACATTGTTTTAGCTGGTGGAACTGAAAATATGAGTTTGGCTCCATATGTAGTTAGAAATATTCGTTTTGGAACAATGTTGGGTGCACCTTACTCTTTTGAAGATTCTTTGTGGGTTGGTCTCACCGATAGTTATTGTAAAATGGCTATGGCACAAACCGCTGAAAAATTAGGAgaacaatataatattacaaaagaGGAAGTTGACAACTATGCATTACGTTCACAACAATTATGGAAAGCAGGTTTGTTATACTTTTATGCAGCCCATTATTTCAAAACGGCGCCTCTTAGCcaaatattgttgtaaaaataataataaataaaattcgctacggaattcaattttaatttgtttgttgtaGCTCAAGACGAAGGTCGTTTTAAAGCTGAAATTGCTCCATTAGAAATCAAAGTGAAAAAGCAAAATGTTTCATTTGAAGTCGATGAACATCCAAGGCCAAAAACTACATTAGAAGGTTTACAAAAACTTCCAACATTATTTAAGAAGAATGGATTAGTAACCGCCGGAACGGCTTCTGTAAGTTTCAAATATTGTAgcaattattgaaaattcaaaattttaaaacattatatttttgcagGGAATCTGTGATGGAGCTGGTGCTGTTATTGTAGCTAGTGAATCTGCCGTTAAAGACAAAGGACTTAAACCACTTGCCCGATTAGTAGCGTACGCAACAGTTGGTGTAGACCCATCAATTATGGGTATTGGCCCTGCTCCAGCAATTGCTAAATTATTGAAAGTATCAGGAAAAAGTCTTAATGATATTGATCTTATCGAGGTATGTTATTTGTCAGAAAATTCCCTATGACCGATAATATAAACAAGCTTAAAATAGTAAAGCTCCGAATCCTAATTAAATACACATCCAGGACTTCGACCTTGCACACAGCTTCTAACAGAGGCCAACTCATACTGTTTGaatctaatatatattttttaatttatagataaatgAAGCTTTTGCTGCTCAAACTTTATCTTGTgctaaagaattaaaattagatatgaataaattaaacgtAAATGGAGGTGCAATTGCTTTAGGACATCCATTAGGTGCTTCAGGTTCAAGAATTACAGCTCACTTAGTACATGAACTCAAGTAAGAAActtatttctaaaactaaaacGATTTTATGTTActtacaaaaatatgatttcaGGCGTCGTGGAGGTAAATATGGTATTGGCAGTGCATGTATTGGAGGTGGTCAAGGAATTGCTCTTTTAATTGAAGCACTCTAAGTCATTATTTTATGGACGTATTCTGATTTGATTAAGGAATTGgcgtttaaaatgtttaatatcattacaattttaaaGGAGTATTatgatattcaataattttaggtcttaatttttaagtaatcgtattttccaattttacatttgttattgttttattaaattgtttcatCCATCAACTTcgaatgttttatataaaatgtatttttaaaatcaatattaaattttttttaaataaattttgatttatttatttttttggaaattgatCACCGAATTCTTCAGTTATAAACTTCCATCAATGGCAATGTTAACAGTGATATGAGTTAAATTTTTCATCctcttttgatattttcaaaccAGACTTTTTGACTCACGCTTAAGCAAGGAACTGTTAAATTTAAAGCATTTAGAGTGCATGTAAAGGACAACTCGTGTTTACTTTACTAATGCTGGGTTGCTTTTTTTTAGTAGGTAGCTATATAGTCCTTTAGAAGGGTGATATTCGTATAAAATTTCCAACCCCTCCTAGCTTTTGAAGGGCTAATTCAAATAGTTTCGTGTTTAGGACGAAAGACAATCGAATCTCAACTTCGACTCACACCCACTGCGGTGATTTGGTTTTAATCTGCAAatatagcaaaaaaataaatgagtataggcatattaatattttcacattcattttaattttttttttaacaaatgtcTGTGATAAATCTGATGGTTTTCAAATATTCGGAAAAAGTTAGATTTTCCCCTTTTGCACCCTTCATTTTTTAATGTCCTTTAAAAGGATTTTATCTATATATGCTTATGTTATACTatgcattattttcaaaaagataaCTTCTATTTtacgtaatttatttatagttgaaTGCTATTTTCAATACActtctctttaattatttttcaataaaataaatattaagaatacTCAAATTATTGCTTATTTATTAGCGAAACAATTTACAGATTTACAGTACCAAAAATTGTCTGTGAGCCCTCAAACCTCCATATACAAGAACAGAAGACTGTACTCcttatgtattaattattatcgataaatatatttatttaaattcggGACTTCGGGAGAAAGCGCATTGATTACGAGCCTTTGAAAGATTGGAATGAAATTACCGTGACTTCTCGCACCGAAGGTTGTAACCTTTATATAGTTTGCAACATGTAAAAAATAGAGGATTGGAAATAGGTTGGAGGATAGGGAAAAGACTTTCTGCCTCATAATAACTCAACTGTTGATGGGAAGCTCAGAAATTGATTTGTGaccaaatattatttccattttcaaataaataatgtgtTGTATCTCTGGCAAGCGAACGAAGAAGCGAACACTTCAGCTAGCGGTCTTGTGTGGTAGTTACAAAAAAAGGGTTCAAAATAAgcactcaaaattttaatgccATATTTTGTAAACCTTTCAGAGATAAAGATACACGACGTATATTtactcaatataaaaattgtaaagtgGAATGTATAATCTCAATAACATAGGCATGTGCATAGAGGTAAAAATTATCTAGTCAAAAAATATGCGTATGTATATATAGGGTGTTGCAAAAAGAACTTTgtggtcagtttaattttatttttactttatgggATTACAGTTTTTTAACGATGGCGTTTGGAAGAAGAAAAATCGCACATATTATTTAGCAAAAAACCATCTTCCAATTAAAAATCAACAATGAAATCGAGTCGAGTGAGTTTGATATCAGCATATTTGATGGAAATTCCCTTTTTCAGCCTTATTAAGGTTTTGCGCATATATAGAGTCCCTCCAAATTAAgctagagagttgaaaatttgtatatagtTTCAGCGAATGTCACTGAAGTGCTTTTTATTGTGACCCCTTCAGAATTTGATTTATCAAATTGCCACCCCCACAATGACTGCGAATTGATCTAGGAAGTTTGAAATTAGAATGTGAGTGAAGTTAATGTCAAAGAAGTTCCTTTTGTGGATATTAACTTTCCAACACTCCCACcgtgttttttatatcgaaatctCTCACTGTCTTTTTTTATACCGCTTTATGCACCTCTACAGCCCCAACAAAATGACTTTGACAGTTAATATTAAGGAAATGCCTTTTCAGTGGCAAATTTTCAGCTCTCTCCCTTACCCtttgtatgtaaatatttcacgtgttcaaatttttttttatgcccAAAAATAGGTGAGGTCATGATTCTGCAATATcattaccaaaaaatatattgctaaaataaaatattctgtaCACCCTATAGAATACACGCACTACACAAtaccataataaataaatattaaatatagaacTAACGTTTGTTATTGACAAAATACAACCCTTGTTATATTTTGCAGAAGTATTCCATCCCTCACAAGGGGGAACTTCAAATGTGTTCGTGTAAGAAGTAAGGGGTTGGTTTATAACTAGCGCTTGGGTGAATAACTGAGTCACACAGAATATGTTGCTATTACTATTCACCAAATTTAGTTCCTAACGTAGTGCCGTTTCGTTAAAATGTGTTAATTTAATACTTCGTTTACGTCTATTTTAGacgtttaaaaacatttcttttttggttttcttatctttcaaaattaaatggTGTTTATATTCGTCTATTCGAATCCAggtatgattattttttgttaaaaatttattgtttctggcaagtagaaatttttttaattcggtttATTTATCAAGGGTAATTTTTgcagtagatttttattttatggatccaaatttttttgttagtttctattataatttgtttttttttttttttttggagtttgttgtttttattaagtagaaaaaaagattttgttttggATAACGGTGCAATGTAGTGTTCTTGCATTTTGTGACCTACCCTAACAGTCTACTTGTGAGGTAGTCTACGAAACGCATGCGTTTATTTCAAGGCTATTCTATATGTAACATCCTCCCTAATCATTATAAGtgtgtttatattttgtattctttttttcatccccaaaaatgtttgtatattaattaaattcaaaatattgatttttttttcttgtaataacAACAGAAAGAATGTTTAATTATTCTTTCAgtagctttttattttaatgaaatgctttgttcttttaattttgtttgatgtttgtaaataaaaaaaattaaattaagatagATATTGTTCAAGCATCCCTTCTTGTATTTACGTCACATATATTTAAGATCTTACGACAGGGATGAAGTTATTGATGTAGGCTGGGCTACATGAGGGTTTGAATgccaaatattttaatcaatacacatttataataatttttaatgatttgaaaaatctttttacgttatttttatgccggcaaaaattttataatttcttagcTGTAATTCATACTTTAATgcacttttgaaaatttaaaaacttataattcgaaaattcaaaatagcttaaaataatagtttgaaTCTTTACTTCGGACTTGGGGGACGATGAAACCTCCATCATACATGGAGCTTACTTAAGCCTATAGATGCCTACAGGGAGTCAGTCAGTCAGATATAGAAAATTTCAGCCCAAAACTTTGCTTCCATCGACCCTGGGAGCAAACTCGACTGAGAAGCCGCGAGCAATTTGCGGTGCCTAAGGTCTGGGTAGAATTTTCTAGCTTCATTCGCTCAAAATAGCACCTTTGCaggacattaatttttttttaaggaggaCACAGAGGATTGTTAAGCCTGGGTGCTAAGGATCCATTAGCAGTATCCCTCTTGTTGCTCTTAGTATAATTATTTCTCTTTAACTCAGACTTTCAGGTATCATTCTCTTTGCTCTCTCGCAAATTCTCAAGTAGTTTTTTGAAAGTtccaaaaatttctgaaacataTTATGTTATACTCGTTCATCTTTTTACTCACtgctatatatatgtatgtataaatatatttagataaaCTTTAAGTTTTAACGATTGTCATTTTTGATACTTGCTAAGTGACTTCgatgtacttttttttgtaaaatctctgaatttgtattattttttttgaaagttcgCTAGTTCGCAAATAaaagtttggattattttgattaaaaatcaaagtttctattatatgtatattagttACTAGGCTACATTAATGTTCTCAAATGacacaagtttttatttaaaattcaaaaattatttatttattattattacggatttcatttttgagtaaattttatagtgttaTTGTACACATTAGACGTGGAGTTTGATTTGTTAAATTGTTATGCAAATATACTGGAAATTATTTGATGATAAATATGCTTGGAAAACATTTAtgatatcttatttatactatttggAAATGGCAGCCACATTTGTTAGGTTCGTCTATTAATTACATTGTTCCAAGAATATTCTATAAGAAAGGTTTGCATTGGGACATAGGAATCTAAGACTTATTTTCTAAAACTcatttttcacataaatatattctaataatcattttcctattcaatttttctagaattgattgtataaaaaaccgaaaaatttagCTTTCATTTGAATCgaattgttcaaattttctaaatatttataataataaaaaataaataaataaattattctgaaCAGTCTGaggtgtaaatataaaaatcaaaaaacgaaGGCATTCATCAACACtcaatttgattttgaaatgtttgaattcttaaatggtaaaatttttgtaaaatttcttttaaaatattttttttggaagtgCCATTCATGTATCCCGTatagttattaaatttattttcgtaatgaaaacaaataaagataGAAAGTCCTAGAAtaagtttcttgaaaaatattttagaattaatgatcttgaaaaatatgccaataaaatttttactcaacTATCCAACCAAAACGACCTTTTCTTCATACCTAGCATTGATGCCAAAATTGTTCAGACATATTACTTAATTTCGAAGTAAGTAAATATTACCGACGTTAGTAAAGATATAGTCTCGTAGAGATCATTTTCTAGAAGGTTTTAAGAGGTGAATGATGGTGTCAAAGATATAGCTTAAAGTGGTACCCAACTTAGCTtgaaaagtatttgaaataGGTTCATTAATGATTTCTAATCCATATTTTGAAGCGAAATTTCGGATACGCCTAAATAACTATAAATTAACActtcaaaaatagaaatatacgTTATATCTGAATGCACTTaacataattgattaaaaaatttatattaaaaattattaatttacaggATGCCTCCAAGACCAATTGCTCCCGAATATTTTACGAATGCTTTATACACAAGTTCATCATTTTATCCTCTTCCCAGTGCAATGTCGTCGTGTCTAGGATCAAATTACGTGCCAACATCAACATTATCAATATCAACATCCTCACAAGAATCTGAACAAAGTTCAGTAGATGCATTTTTAAATGAGTTGTTGCAATCCGTCAATGTTGATGATGATGCAAATTCGTCACATGCATCATCTGGATCACCTGCACTCAATTCACTACCAAACAATAATGCaacacaaaaacaacaaaatggtGGTAATCGATGTAATAATTGCCATAGACAAATTATACAATCACATAATGCGTCACCAAATCAAGAACTGCAACAGCAACATACCGGCCAATCGTTATGCGAGACATGTATGCAACAATTAAATGCAAAAGATCGCAAAAATGCCTCAATTATTAGCACAAGTAAACCATACGAAAATGGACAAAGAATACGCAATGGGAATAAGAATGGTAGTAATGCATCATCACCGCCAAATTTAGGCCTTTGCGATATTCATTGTGAaccaaaattattgtattgtgaaACATGCATCGCGGGTTCTTGTGGTACATGTGCCATGAATGAGCATCGTGGACATTCTTTAGCATACATACAAGATGCTCTAGCTGGAGCACAATCAGCATGTTTGGCATTAATGGCTGATGCACGGACAGGAGCACAAGCTGTTAAAGAGTCGTTAGAATTAGGACAGCAAATGGCTGAAGCTGTTGAAGCGCGAGCAAATCGCGCAACAAGTGAAGTACGATCCACAATTCGACGTTTTGTTGCGGCAATCGAAGAACGTCAACGAGAATTAATCGGTCGAATTGAACGTGCGCGGCAGTTAAAAGGTCGAACATTACTAGTACAAATGGACGGTTTAAGATTAGCACTATCTCGATTGGCTCGCACTACAGATCTTCTAGGTGAAGCCTTAGAAAATTCCGCaccaattgaaatattattaaaaaatgaaaaagctgCAGCTGAACTCCGAAAATTACGTAACTTACAAGTAAATTTAATACCacgtgaaaatgattttatcatgTATACCCCACCAGAACCGGGTTTATTACGAGCTGTGGCTACAATGGGTTGTGTACAAGCTAGTTCCGTAGCAGTAGCATTAGGCTCAACAACAGACCAACAACAATTAATATCGAATTTACCCTCTTCATCGCCAGCACCTAAAGGTCGCCCAATATTAGGGGCAAATGAGCATGTGGTTGTTCGACCACCAAATCAAAAGAGCTCGACAATTATATTTGGGGGTGAAGGTGATCAAATTGGTAAATTATGTCGCCCATGGGGTATTTGTTGTGATCGTAGTGGCAATATATTGATTGCAGATCGGAGTAATAATCGTATACAAGTGTTTCGTCCAGAtggtacatttttatttaagtttggaTCTCACGGAAATCTACCTGGACAATTAGATCGCCCTGCTGGTATATGTTGCGACGCTTATGGTAGaattgttgttgttgataaaGATAATCATCGTGTTCAAATTTTCATGTCTGACGGTActttcattttaacttttggaGAAAAGGGTTGTAAAAATGGACAATTTAATTATCCATGGGATGTAGCATCTAATTCACAATCACAACTAGTTGTAGCTGATACACGTAACCATCGTATACAATTGTTTGGACCAGATGGTACATTTCTATCAAAATATGGTTTCGAAGGTGCCAGTCCCATGTGGAAGCATTTTGATTCACCGCGTGGTGTATGCTTTAGTCCAGATGGTCAAATTATTgtaaccgattttaataatCATCGTCTAGTTGTTATTGATTCTGGATTTATACAAGCACGGTTTTTGGGTAGCGAAGGAACTGGTGATCGTCAATTTTTGCGACCACAAGGTGTAATATGTGATGATGATGGTAACTTTATTGTTGCCGATTCACGGAATAATCGTATACAAGTATTTGATCATAATGGTACCTTACTTTGGAAAGTTGGTACGGGTCCAGGAAGAGGTCCAAATGAAATAGATAGACCAAGTGGTGTTTGCGTTACATTAGGAGGTCGTATTGCTGTGATTGATTTTGGTAATCATCGtgttgtaattttttgattaatggtaaaaaaaaagttcgtttTCTCATATTTCCCCCTATTTTCATCGACAGTCTGTACCTACTCTTAACTTTTTTCCATCTCACAATAATACAGTGTGTTCCTCTTCCTCAGGTAGATCATTATTAGAGCATTTTAAATGTGACatccttaaatatttttctttgtaaattgggtatttttgttaatattgttGTAAGTTTTATATGTGCCAAAAGGTGAGACCTAAGTctgataatttacaaatatattaagaaatataatatgCTCGCTGTGAAATGTgagcaaaaaatatatttaagcaaaaactaagaaaaaacacaaaataaatgtatattgattgcgttttaataatttttttatttttatttcaatgtttttaaaagaagttttcaatGCGCCCCGTTTTGGTACACaccaaaatcgaaaaaaaagaatttagaaaatttattattttatttttcaattatgtatACGCAcgcatatatttaaaaaaaaggaaaacttcaaaattttatttcataaaaaaaaaaaaattaattaacaaatattataaaaagtaaatattaggTGTGTTTTAATTGCAGTTTATTTGCGattaaaacgaaaaacaaaacttaaaataaatttggaaaatatgtaGGTaggtcaaaaaattaaaaattttgaagagaTTGTTGGGTTTtgttatacaggatgtttttacACTTGATGCAAAAAAAGAATGAAagcaatttgaaaaaattctcaatgatttcgtgtttaaataaaaaacgcttCTTCATATTCtatgaattttcttaaaaaacaatagTTCTCGCAtaagaaatcaatgaaaatatctgtatttcacttattttttaattttcaagttaaaaaaacattctctatacattgcaataaaaattactcgatggagtaaaaaaaattgtgttttggtAATTCACGTTCGGCTTgcaattttataatgtaaaatatgttttttggtGTTTGAAATCAGCTTAAATTCAGCTTAAAACAattgacaaaatatttgttatcaattatGTGTCTACCAAATGATGTAAATAATAGAGAATTATCGCAATTGCCATGCAATT includes:
- the LOC123301502 gene encoding 3-ketoacyl-CoA thiolase, mitochondrial, with protein sequence MASLAKGVFIVGAKRTAFGTMGGALKNATPADMQTAASKAALASANLKPQDVDSVVVGNVLQVSTGDGAFVSRHSALKAGIPNEVPALTINRLCGSGFQSIVNGAQEIQCGAANIVLAGGTENMSLAPYVVRNIRFGTMLGAPYSFEDSLWVGLTDSYCKMAMAQTAEKLGEQYNITKEEVDNYALRSQQLWKAAQDEGRFKAEIAPLEIKVKKQNVSFEVDEHPRPKTTLEGLQKLPTLFKKNGLVTAGTASGICDGAGAVIVASESAVKDKGLKPLARLVAYATVGVDPSIMGIGPAPAIAKLLKVSGKSLNDIDLIEINEAFAAQTLSCAKELKLDMNKLNVNGGAIALGHPLGASGSRITAHLVHELKRRGGKYGIGSACIGGGQGIALLIEAL
- the LOC123301491 gene encoding E3 ubiquitin-protein ligase TRIM71 isoform X1 — encoded protein: MQIYWKLFDDKYAWKTFMISYLYYLEMAATFVRMPPRPIAPEYFTNALYTSSSFYPLPSAMSSCLGSNYVPTSTLSISTSSQESEQSSVDAFLNELLQSVNVDDDANSSHASSGSPALNSLPNNNATQKQQNGGNRCNNCHRQIIQSHNASPNQELQQQHTGQSLCETCMQQLNAKDRKNASIISTSKPYENGQRIRNGNKNGSNASSPPNLGLCDIHCEPKLLYCETCIAGSCGTCAMNEHRGHSLAYIQDALAGAQSACLALMADARTGAQAVKESLELGQQMAEAVEARANRATSEVRSTIRRFVAAIEERQRELIGRIERARQLKGRTLLVQMDGLRLALSRLARTTDLLGEALENSAPIEILLKNEKAAAELRKLRNLQVNLIPRENDFIMYTPPEPGLLRAVATMGCVQASSVAVALGSTTDQQQLISNLPSSSPAPKGRPILGANEHVVVRPPNQKSSTIIFGGEGDQIGKLCRPWGICCDRSGNILIADRSNNRIQVFRPDGTFLFKFGSHGNLPGQLDRPAGICCDAYGRIVVVDKDNHRVQIFMSDGTFILTFGEKGCKNGQFNYPWDVASNSQSQLVVADTRNHRIQLFGPDGTFLSKYGFEGASPMWKHFDSPRGVCFSPDGQIIVTDFNNHRLVVIDSGFIQARFLGSEGTGDRQFLRPQGVICDDDGNFIVADSRNNRIQVFDHNGTLLWKVGTGPGRGPNEIDRPSGVCVTLGGRIAVIDFGNHRVVIF
- the LOC123301491 gene encoding E3 ubiquitin-protein ligase TRIM71 isoform X2; amino-acid sequence: MPPRPIAPEYFTNALYTSSSFYPLPSAMSSCLGSNYVPTSTLSISTSSQESEQSSVDAFLNELLQSVNVDDDANSSHASSGSPALNSLPNNNATQKQQNGGNRCNNCHRQIIQSHNASPNQELQQQHTGQSLCETCMQQLNAKDRKNASIISTSKPYENGQRIRNGNKNGSNASSPPNLGLCDIHCEPKLLYCETCIAGSCGTCAMNEHRGHSLAYIQDALAGAQSACLALMADARTGAQAVKESLELGQQMAEAVEARANRATSEVRSTIRRFVAAIEERQRELIGRIERARQLKGRTLLVQMDGLRLALSRLARTTDLLGEALENSAPIEILLKNEKAAAELRKLRNLQVNLIPRENDFIMYTPPEPGLLRAVATMGCVQASSVAVALGSTTDQQQLISNLPSSSPAPKGRPILGANEHVVVRPPNQKSSTIIFGGEGDQIGKLCRPWGICCDRSGNILIADRSNNRIQVFRPDGTFLFKFGSHGNLPGQLDRPAGICCDAYGRIVVVDKDNHRVQIFMSDGTFILTFGEKGCKNGQFNYPWDVASNSQSQLVVADTRNHRIQLFGPDGTFLSKYGFEGASPMWKHFDSPRGVCFSPDGQIIVTDFNNHRLVVIDSGFIQARFLGSEGTGDRQFLRPQGVICDDDGNFIVADSRNNRIQVFDHNGTLLWKVGTGPGRGPNEIDRPSGVCVTLGGRIAVIDFGNHRVVIF